In Epinephelus lanceolatus isolate andai-2023 chromosome 13, ASM4190304v1, whole genome shotgun sequence, the following are encoded in one genomic region:
- the tcf21 gene encoding transcription factor 21 produces MSTGSLSDVDDELLDGILKFGSSGKDSNESTEESSNCEGTCANDAPGKKRKTASRKTAPKGVAQQEGKHVQRNAANARERARMRVLSKAFSRLKTTLPWVPADTKLSKLDTLRLASSYIAHLRQILANDKYENGYIHPVNLTWPFMVAGKPDNDLKEMLNTTRLCGTTAS; encoded by the exons ATGTCCACCGGGTCTCTCAGCGATGTCGACGACGAGCTCCTGGACGGCATCCTGAAGTTCGGCTCCTCCGGTAAAGACTCCAACGAGAGCACGGAGGAGAGCTCCAACTGCGAGGGCACTTGCGCCAACGACGCGCCGGGCAAGAAACGGAAGACGGCGTCCCGGAAAACGGCGCCCAAGGGTGTGGCACAGCAGGAGGGCAAGCATGTGCAGAGGAACGCGGCCAACGCTCGGGAGAGAGCCAGGATGCGAGTCCTGTCCAAAGCCTTCTCCCGGCTGAAGACCACCTTACCCTGGGTACCGGCGGACACCAAGCTCTCCAAACTGGACACGCTGCGCCTCGCGTCGAGCTACATCGCGCACCTCCGGCAGATACTGGCCAACGACAAATATGAAAACGGATATATCCACCCCGTTAACCTG ACGTGGCCTTTCATGGTTGCAGGTAAGCCGGACAACGATTTGAAAGAAATGCTCAACACAACAAGGTTATGTGGAACAACTGCGTCATGA
- the LOC144466473 gene encoding complement C1q-like protein 2, whose protein sequence is MSRRWILTKTSLEDLTRDHAATEDRLRASEKQVEELKRVNMELRADLQSQAAELLSIEARVTVCDSKLQLLTRRMDDLQAQSTALEAELTSVMDRMNTTESRVDSLIKENAKVAFYTALTDSKGVGPYNSQTVLKFSKVFTNIGNAYSPTTGFFTAPVKGVYYFRFTVCGHTDEGSMGVQLFHNGRSIVFNLQGRHNLHFEYLSNAVTLELNVGDELHLVLPQGLAIFDNANNHSTFSGFLLFSI, encoded by the coding sequence ATGAGCAGAAGATGGATCCTCACTAAAACCAGCCTGGAGGATCTGACAAGAGATCACGCcgccacagaggacagactgagaGCCAGCGAGAAACAAGTGGAAGAGCTGAAGAGAGTCAACATGGAGCTGAGGGCTGATCTTCAAAGCCAGGCAGCTGAACTTTTGTCCATAGAAGCCAGAGTGACAGTCTGTGACAGTAAGCTGCAGCTCCTAACACGCAGGATGGACGACCTGCAGGCTCAGAGCACAGCTCTAGAGGCTGAGCTTACATCTGTGATGGACAGGATGAACACTACTGAGAGCCGAGTGGATAGTCTCATCAAAGAGAATGCTAAGGTGGCATTCTATACTGCCTTGACAGACTCAAAGGGTGTAGGGCCTTACAATAGTCAAACTGTCCTAAAGTTCAGCAAGGTCTTTACCAATATTGGTAATGCCTACAGTCCAACCACTGGCTTCTTCACTGCTCCGGTGAAAGGAGTGTACTATTTTAGATTTACAGTATGTGGTCATACAGATGAAGGCAGTATGGGAGTGCAACTATTTCATAACGGTAGATCCATAGTGTTTAATTTGCAAGGCAGGCATAATTTGCATTTTGAGTACCTGTCAAATGCTGTAACTCTAGAGCTGAATGTTGGTGATGAGTTGCACTTGGTCCTTCCACAAGGCTTGGCAATCTTTGATAATGCAAACAATCACAGCACATTCAGTGGCTTCTTGCTTTTCAGTATTTGA